A single candidate division KSB1 bacterium DNA region contains:
- the era gene encoding GTPase Era, translated as MRVSKKNIKVGYVAIVGQPNVGKSTLLNNLLDFKVAAVTRKPQTTRHQIRGILNGEDHQIIFFDTPGLLEPKYKLQEAMRQAAFRSLKDADLVLFMVAAAKEPDAFDTKLLNQIHDFNSSIILLLNKMDIISKNQVLPVMEYYSQLGTLKSIMPISALKKDGLDSLKEEILSALPTGQPFYDDDQIMDHPERFIVSELIREKIFQRYGEEIPYATTVQIDEFKERNDGKDFIRAIIYVEKASQKGILIGKKGAALKDVGRIARQEIEHLLERKVFLELWVKVKEKWRQDEKMLKEFGYYN; from the coding sequence ATTCGAGTGAGTAAAAAAAATATTAAAGTAGGATACGTGGCCATCGTCGGGCAGCCGAACGTCGGCAAGTCTACCCTGCTGAACAATCTCCTCGATTTCAAAGTCGCCGCGGTCACGCGCAAGCCGCAAACGACCCGGCACCAGATCAGGGGTATCCTCAATGGTGAAGACCACCAAATTATTTTCTTCGATACCCCCGGACTTCTCGAACCCAAATATAAATTGCAGGAAGCGATGCGCCAGGCGGCTTTCCGCTCTCTAAAGGACGCCGATCTGGTTTTGTTTATGGTTGCTGCGGCTAAAGAACCGGATGCATTCGATACAAAGCTCCTGAACCAAATCCATGATTTCAACAGTTCGATTATTTTGCTGCTTAACAAGATGGATATTATTTCCAAGAACCAGGTTCTGCCGGTGATGGAATATTACTCGCAGCTGGGAACTCTCAAATCTATCATGCCGATTTCCGCCTTAAAAAAAGATGGTTTGGATTCATTAAAAGAGGAGATCCTTTCGGCGCTTCCAACAGGTCAACCTTTTTATGACGACGATCAAATCATGGATCACCCGGAACGGTTTATAGTCTCTGAATTGATTCGTGAGAAAATTTTCCAAAGATACGGGGAGGAAATTCCCTACGCTACCACAGTTCAAATTGATGAATTCAAGGAAAGGAATGACGGCAAGGATTTTATTCGGGCGATTATTTATGTGGAGAAAGCCAGCCAAAAGGGCATTCTAATCGGAAAAAAAGGCGCGGCATTAAAGGATGTTGGCCGAATAGCCCGTCAGGAAATTGAGCACCTTCTTGAACGCAAAGTGTTTTTGGAGCTCTGGGTGAAAGTCAAAGAAAAATGGCGCCAGGATGAAAAGATGTTGAAGGAGTTTGGGTATTACAATTGA
- a CDS encoding DUF1223 domain-containing protein: VGSNRAKARANIESALKKSADITLFLEKSGSKESNQLEIEYNLSKLPEDAVLNLALVERGLVQNIKRGENSGMKLHHENVVRSFSSSELKKQTGRITLKLPSSVDLDNCSIIGYVQNFSTMEVLAASRVEL; this comes from the coding sequence TCGTGGGCTCAAACCGGGCCAAAGCCAGAGCAAACATAGAATCTGCACTTAAGAAATCGGCTGACATTACTTTATTTCTGGAAAAATCAGGCAGCAAAGAATCAAATCAATTAGAGATAGAATACAACCTGTCAAAGTTACCCGAAGATGCTGTTTTGAATTTGGCGCTGGTTGAACGCGGTCTCGTGCAAAATATCAAGCGCGGGGAGAATTCAGGAATGAAATTACATCACGAGAACGTTGTTCGTTCTTTCAGCTCTTCTGAGTTGAAAAAGCAAACTGGAAGAATTACCCTGAAGTTGCCCTCTTCTGTAGATTTAGATAATTGTTCGATTATCGGGTACGTGCAGAATTTTTCGACGATGGAGGTTTTGGCGGCGAGTAGAGTGGAATTATAG